The following proteins are co-located in the Oncorhynchus gorbuscha isolate QuinsamMale2020 ecotype Even-year linkage group LG22, OgorEven_v1.0, whole genome shotgun sequence genome:
- the LOC124009783 gene encoding lipoprotein lipase-like: protein MGKEIPWLIIIGICIKSSCESLFNTETPVLSNGTKWILDYTDIETRFSVRSVEEPEEDLCYLVPGDKNTVTRCGFNINLPTFAIIHGWSVAGLFASWIHELVAALFERVPNANVIVVDWLDRAQHHYPNSAANTKLVGEDVARLINWLEVDLKYDLKHLHLLGYSLGAHVAGVAGNLTNNKVNRITGMDPAGPRFEYAEHVNRLSPDDATFVDVLHTNTRGSPDLSIGIQRPVGHVDIYPNGGTEQPGCSFRHTVDMMRSFGLHNMDQIVKCAHERSVHLFIDSLVNKQQQSMAYRCNSKDAFDRGLCLSCRKNRCNNMGFGVNKIRTTRSAKMYLKTGASMPFKVFHYQMKFHVFKQQNLSLNEQPFIVSLYGTHGEKEDVQLLLSNVTTNTTVSFLLTTDVDLGELLRVTLQWDSDSYFSFFNSNEFMVRRIRVKTGETQSKVIFRAESDGKFAHLVQGGDPVTFTKSKEDQNSRRHERIHRLKMQGSFFRQGLNDAATDTSSSSSPPSPEH from the exons ATGGGAAAGGAAATCCCCTGGTTGATCATAATTGGGATTTGTATCAAGTCATCATGTGAGTCTCTCTTCAACACTGAAACTCCTGTTCTCA gCAACGGTACAAAGTGGATACTGGACTACACTGATATAGAGACCAGGTTCTCTGTGCGTTCAGTCGAGGAGCCAGAGGAGGATCTGTGTTACCTGGTGCCAGGCGATAAGAATACAGTCACACGGTGTGGCTTCAACATCAACTTACCCACGTTCGCCATCATACATGGCTGGTCG GTGGCAGGTCTGTTTGCGAGCTGGATCCACGAGCTGGTAGCGGCCCTGTTTGAGCGTGTGCCCAATGCCAACGTTATAGTGGTGGACTGGCTGGATCGAGCCCAGCACCACTACCCCAACTCTGCTGCCAACACCAAGCTGGTTGGAGAGGATGTGGCCAGGCTCATCAACTGGCTGGAG GTGGATCTGAAGTATGACCTGAAGCACCTCCACCTGCTGGGCTACAGCCTGGGAGCACACGTGGCTGGCGTAGCTGGAAACCTGACCAACAACAAGGTCAACAGGATCACTG gcATGGATCCGGCTGGGCCTCGCTTCGAATACGCTGAGCACGTAAACCGCCTGTCTCCTGACGATGCAACATTTGTGGACGTCCTCCACACCAACACCAGGGGGTCTCCAGATCTCAGTATCGGTATCCAGAGACCAGTGGGCCACGTGGACATCTACCCCAACGGAGGAACCGAGCAGCCAGGCTGCTCCTTCCGGCACACCGTAGACATGATGAGAAGCTTTGGCCTTCACA ACATGGATCAGATCGTGAAGTGCGCCCATGAGCGCTCTGTGCACCTGTTCATCGACTCGCTGGTGAACAAACAGCAGCAAAGCATGGCCTACCGCTGCAACTCCAAAGACGCTTTCGACAGGGGCCTGTGTCTCAGTTGCCGTAAGAACCGCTGCAACAACATGGGCTTCGGGGTCAACAAGATACGCACCACCAGGAGCGCCAAGATGTACCTGAAGACCGGCGCTAGTATGCCCTTCAAAG TCTTCCACTATCAGATGAAGTTCCATGTCTTCAAGCAGCAGAACCTGAGTCTGAACGAGCAGCCCTTCATAGTGTCTCTTTATGGAACCCACGGAGAGAAGGAGGACGTCCAACTCCTTCT GTCCAACGTGACCACCAACACCACCGTGTCCTTCCTACTGACCACTGACGTAGACCTGGGAGAGCTGCTGAGAGTCACTCTGCAGTGGGACAGTGACTCCTACTTCTCTTTCTTCAACTCAAACGAGTTCATGGTCCGCAGGATTAGAGTCAAAACGGGAGAGACCCAGTCCAA GGTGATTTTCAGAGCAGAAAGTGACGGGAAGTTTGCTCACCTGGTCCAAGGAGGTGACCCTGTGACCTTCACCAAGTCTAAAGAGGATCAGAACAGCAGGAGGCATGAGAG AATCCACAGACTGAAGATGCAGGGCAGCTTCTTCAGACAAGGTTTGAACGACGCTGCCACAGACACGTCATCGTCATCGTCACCCCCATCGCCAGAGCATTGA